The following is a genomic window from Shewanella avicenniae.
AGCGTTTCAATGCCAGCAAACACAACGCGCCAGCAACGCTGACCACAATGAAACTAATGCCTAAGGTGCCAATATCGGCCGCCAATGGCCGCAGTGGTCCTTCGGCTTGACTGTAACCCAGCCACAACCACGGGAAGCCGGTGAGCACCCAACCGCGAGCCCATTCGGCAATTACCCATAAGGCAGGGAATAGAAAACACAGGTTCCAGAGCGGCGCTTTAGGGCTTTTGAGTTTGCTATAACACCAACCGGCTAACGCTGGAAATAATGCTAAATACGCGCAAAGTAGCGCCATCAGTAAAATGGCGACTGCCAGCGGTAATTCGCCATAGCGCACCATGCTAACGTGCACCCAACTGATGCCGGTAGCAAAGCTGCCAAAACCGAACCACCACCACAGCTTAGTGGCTGACAGCGGCAGTTTTTCGCCACACCACATGGCAACAGCCAATGCGACGGGTAATAACGGCCAGATATTGTATGGAGCAAAAGAGAGGGCTGTTAACGCGCCGAGTGCAAACATCAGCGCGTAACAGAATGCGGTTTTACCGCGGGTGAGAGCTTTTGACGGCACTATTCATTACTACTTTCTGGTTCATCCTGATCGGGGAGTTTAACCCGTAACTGGATCAATCGGCGAGTGTCAGCATTGATCACTTTGAATTCGTAACCACCGATGGTGATTTTTTCGTTACGCTCCGGCAGTCGACCAAAGGCATGACTGACCAAACCACCGACAGTATCAAACTCTTCATCGCTGAAATTACAACCAAAATGGTCGTTAAAATCATCGATTGGTGTGAGTGCTTTCACCATGAACACACGGCCACCGACTTTACGGATATCGGCTTCATTTTCCGAGTCATGGTCGAATTCATCTTCAATCTCGCCGACGATCTCTTCCAGAATATCCTCAATGGTCACCAGACCCGATACACCGCCGTATTCATCGACCACAATCGCCATGTGGTAGCGTTGTGAGCGAAACTCTTTCAGCAGTACGTCAACCCGTTTACTTTCAGGCACAACCACCGCAGGGCGGATGATTTGTTCCAATGAGAAAGGTTCATCGTTGTTATTAAAGCCATAAGGGATCAGATCTTTGGCCAGCAAAATGCCTTCGATATGGTCTTTGTCTTCATTCACAACCGGAAAACGCGAATGTGCGGAGGTGATGACGGTGTTAAGCACTTCTTCGACACCGTCAGTGTATTGAATAGCTACAATTTGTGAGCGTGGGATCATGATATCCCGTACGCGTAAATCCGAGACTTCCAGGACACCTTTGATCATCTCGCTAGTGTCTTCGGTAATGAGGTCACGCTGTTCAGCGTCTTGGATTACCTCAACCAGTTCTTCACGGTTCTGGGGTTCGCCCTGAAACAACTGGCTCACAATATCTAGCCAGCCCTTCTTTTGGGCGTTCGTACTCGGGGGGGTGTCGTCACTCATAGCGGTTCCTGTGCCTGACTTGCAGACAACTATTGCTCCTTGTAGGGGTCAGTAAAACCAAGGCTTTCAATTAGTTGGGTCTCAATGGACTCCATTTCTTCAGCCTCTTCGTCTTCAATATGATCATAACCTAGCAGATGCAGGCATCCATGCACAACCATATGTGCCCAATGGGCTTGCAACGGTTTGCCTTGTTCAGCGGCTTCTTGTTCAACCACCGGCACACAAATCACCAAGTCGCCGAGCAGTGGCAGGTCGATGCCAGGCGGGGCCTCAAACGGAAAAGACAGCACATTGGTTGGTTTATCTTTACCGCGATATTCGTGGTTCAGCTGTTGGCTTTCAGCTTCATCAACTAAGCGAATGGTCATTTCGGCCACTGGCATGGCATTGCCGATGGCGAGGGTGGCCCAACGCTCAAAATCCGCTTGTTGCGGCAGGTTTGTGGCCTCAGTGGCAATTTGTAAATCTAAATCGAGCTCAAGACTCATGATGCTGGGGTTCCATTACCGCGTCACGTTGCTCACGCGCTCTTTCGCGGGCAGCTTTGGTGGCTTGTTCAAGTTGTTCGTGTTTTTCGTAGGCTTCCACAATTCTTGCTACAACGGGGTGACGTACCACGTCTTTCGCTTGGAAGAAGTTAAAGCTGATTTCATCCACTTCTGACAACACTTCGATACAGTGGCGCAGTCCCGATTTAACGTGTTTCGGTAAGTCGATCTGGGTGATGTCACCGGTAATCACCGCTTTGGAATTAAAGCCAATCCGAGTGAGGAACATTTTCATCTGTTCAACGGTGGTGTTTTGGCTTTCATCCAAAATAATGAACGCGTCGTTAAGTGTACGGCCACGCATATAGGCCAGTGGCGCAATCTCAATCACGCTTTTCTCAATCAATCGTTCAACCTTTTCAAAGCCGAGCATTTCAAATAACGCGTCATACAGTGGGCGCAGATAGGGGTCGACCTTCTGACTTAAGTCACCGGGCAAGAACCCGAGCTTTTCACCTGCTTCAACCGCTGGACGAGTCAACAGAATACGGCGAATCTCTTGGCGTTCGAGCGCATCCACTGCTGCGGCCACCGCCAGATAGGTTTTCCCGGTACCAGCCGGGCCAATACCAAAACTGATGTCGTGTCGCACAATATTGCTCACGTATTGAGTTTGGTTTGGGTTGCGCGGCTTAATCACCCCTTTACGGGTTTTAATGAAGTGTTCTTTCGGCTGTTCGCTGTCGTCATCGGCTTCGATAGACACCGCTTCTTGAATCGCGATATGAACTTTTTCCGGCTCAAGATCGGGCGTGCTGCCTTTCATCGGCGCGGTTTCAACATAAAGGGTTTTCAGCAGGTTGCTGGCCGTTAAGCAGCCCTGAGCTTGACCGACAATGCGAAAGTGATTGTTGCGATAGCTGATTTCGACGCCGATACGACGTTCGAGTTGTTTGATGTTGTCATCAAAAGGACCACAGAGAGATGCCAGGCGGCGAGTGTCTGCCGGTTCCAAATAGAGGTCCATTGCAGTCAGTTTGTTGGACAAAAATAACTCCGAAAATTACTACAAGGTAAAAATTCAGTTTACGAGCCTATGGCGCGAATTGCCATTGAAAAAGTGTGTCGTAAAAAGTTGAAAGGCGACTTTCGCCGCCTTTTTTCGTATCGCTTATGGCGTGTAGGTGCCAACGCCCAGCGTATCTTCTTTCTGATGTTTAGTCACAATATCGATTGGACGCAGATTTTTGCGCAGATCCATCTCATCTTCGCCGCGAATAAACTTGCCGCGCAGTGAGTTGGTGTACACGTCCATAATCTCTACGTCGACAAATTTGCCGATATGCTGTGGTTGACCTTCAAAGTTCACCACACGATTGTTTTCGGTACGGCCACGCAGTTCCATTGGATTTTTCACCGATGGGCCTTCTACCAAAATACGTTGTACGGTGCCGAGCATTTGGCGGCTGTAACGCATCGCTTGGTGGGTAATGGTGTCTTGTAGACGTGCCAAACGCTGCTTTTTCTCTTCTAAATCGACATCATCTGGCAGGTCAGCCGCAGGCGTACCCGGGCGCGCGCTGTAGATAAAGCTGAAGCTATGGTCAAAGTTCACTTCTTCAATCAGCTTCATGGTGTCTTCAAAGTCTTCTGCGGTTTCACCTGGGAAGCCAACAATAAAGTCAGAGCTGATTTGAATATCAGGGCGCGCTTTGCGCAGACGACGGATAATCGACTTATATTCAATCGCCATGTGGCCACGTTTCATCTGGGTCAGAATACGGTCTGAGCCTGATTGCACCGGCAAGTGCAGGAAGCTGACCAACTCAGGCGTATCTTCGTAAACATCGATGATATCTTGAGTAAATTCAATCGGGTGACTGGTAGTAAAACGCAGACGGTCGATGCCATCAATGGCGGCGATGTAACGCAGCAATTCGGCAAAGCTACAGATTTCGCCATCATGTTTCGCACCGCGATAGGCGTTGACGTTTTGCCCCAAAAGGTTAACTTCACGTACGCCTTGCTCAGCCAGCTGCGCCACTTCCAAAATCACGTCATCCAGTGGACGGCTGACTTCTTCACCGCGAGTGTAAGGCACTACGCAGAATGAGCAGTATTTGCTGCAGCCTTCCATGATCGATACAAACGCCGTAGGGCCTTCAGCACGAGGCTCAGGCAGACGGTCGAATTTCTCGATTTCAGGGAAGCTCACATCGATTACCGCTTTATCACCGTTTTTCACCTGATTAATCATCTCAGGCAGACGGTGCAGGGTTTGCGGGCCAAACACGATATCAACACATTGAGCGCGTTCTTTAATGGCTTTGCCTTCTTGCGAAGCCACGCAACCACCTACGCCAATGATCAAATCTGGGTTTTTATCCTTGAGGTTTTTCCAGCGCCCTAGCTGATGAAACACTTTCTCCTGCGCCTTTTCACGAATCGAGCAGGTGTTCAACAACAGCACGTCAGCTTCTTCAGCCTCTTCTGTCAGGCTGTAGCCTTGGAATTCGTTTAATAGGTCGGCCATCTTTGCTGAGTCATACTCATTCATCTGACAGCCCCAAGTTTTAATATGGAGTTTTTTACTCATCAGTTTTGCCGCGCTCTCACATACCACATAGGAAAAATAGCGCGCTATTTTACCTGCGAAGCTGCAAGCATGCCAATACTCAGTGCGGGTAAAGCAAAAAATAACCATGGCTAGTGCAGCGTGGTCAAGATAATCCTACATAAAAATAATGGCTTAGCTACTTTTATCGCTCTCTTGAAACGCACTAAACCAACTCAGTTTGTTGGCCAATTGCAGTCAAAGTTGCGTCGGTGTTTACGCGGAATAGCCACAATTCATTCTCTGCAAGCTTTCCGTGAAATGTTGATTTACGGCATAATGCGCACCACATTCGTCGGTTATAGTGGTGCCTTTCTGATTTAACCCGCTCACTGCTTTGTTAAGGTTAACGCCTTATGATTCAGGCAGTAATCGCTTTTAGCCGTTCTCTAGTGACTGATAAGAAACGGCAGCATAAGCTGAGTCAGCGGCAAGCGAATCATCGCAGTGTTGGCCGCCTTTATTCGCCATTAAGGTGCGAGTAAGTGGGTTATCGTCGCGCTTTGCTCGGTGGGAACAAAGCCCACTATGTTGCGCGATGTCAGACCTCGCTCGATGAACCATTTATAAATAAAGCAATAGCAGTTAGCGAGTTTGGGCTGATTGTGCGCTGTAGGAATATCAATACGTGACAAAACAACATATTCAGCACGATGTGGTTATTATCGGCGGCGGTATGGTCGGCGCCGCTACTGCTATCGGTCTTGCGCAATTGGGGCTTTCCATTGCGGTGGTCGAATCTCGTCAGCCTCAAGCCTATGATCCTGACCAGCCTATTGATGTGCGGGTGTCTGCGATCAGTGTCGCTTCGGAAAACCTGTTAGCCAGATTAGGTGCATTGGATAGCTTGTGGCAGATGCGTAGCGTGCCTTATCGCGGGCTGGAAACATGGGAGATGGACGGGTTTATTACCCAGTTTGCAGCGCAGCAGCTAAACATGTCTCATCTTGGCCACATTGTCGAAAACCGTTTGGTGCAGTTAGCCTTGTGGCAACAGTTTTGCCAGTATGACAATCTGCATTGTTATTGCCCAGCAAAAGTGGCGCGTTTGGTCCGCGCAACGAACGGCATTGAAGTGAGTTTAGATAACGGCCAAGTCCTCGATGCGCGTTTGCTGGTAGGCGCTGACGGCGCCAACTCAATGGTACGCCAGTGGGCAGGCATTGGCGTGACCGGCTGGGATTATCGCCAAGCTTGTATGTTAATTAACATTGCCACTGAAGCTGACGAGCAAGATGTGACTTGGCAGCAGTTTACTCCCAAAGGCCCACGTTCATTATTGCCACTGCCGGGCAAAAATGCCTCGTTAGTCTGGTACGACGATGCCCATACCATTCGTGATTTAATGCAGCTGAGTAATAAGCAACTGAAACAAGCCATTGACCAACATTTTCCTGAGCGTCTCGACCGCAATTTTGAAGTGGTGGAACGTGGTAGTTTTCCGTTAACGCGCCGCCATGCAAAACAGTACCACAAAGATCATCTGGTGATTTTGGGGGATGCGGCTCATACCATTAACCCATTAGCGGGGCAGGGCGTTAACCTAGGTTTTAAAGATGTTGATGCGCTAATTCAGGTGATTGCTGCCGCGCAGCAAAGCGAACATCACTGGTGGAGCAAGCCGGTGTTGCAGCAATACCAACGTAAGCGTTGGTTTGATAATCAGCTGATGATGACAGGTATGGATCTGTTCTATGCGGGCTTCAGTAATGACTTACTGCCACTCAAATTAGTACGCAATGTGGGCTTAAAGCTGGCCAACTATAACAACCCAGTGAAGCAGCAAGTGCTGAAATATGCCCTAGGGCTGCAATAATCGCGTTAGCGATGATTTGTTGTTCTTTTGATTAGAGTGTTAAAATGCCGCGTTTTCCAATCCGCGGCATTTTTATTGATGCACTGCCGCGACGATTTGCGGCATTTTCATGAATGCCAAGTAGTGAAGATACAAATTCCATGACAGATATTAAGCTGGTAGTCGGATTAGGTAATCCCGGCGCCGAATATGAACAAACGCGGCATAACGCAGGGGTTTGGTATGTTGAACAGCTGGCCCGCCATTATGGTGCTACGCTGGTACCAGACAGCAAATATTTTGGTCTCAGTGCACGAGTAATCGTCAAAGGCCGTGATGTACGTTTGTTAGTACCTACTACCTTTATGAACCTTAGTGGTAAATCGGTATCAGCGCTGGCGAATTTCTTCAAGATTGAACCGCAGCAGATATTAGTGGCTCATGACGAGTTGGACATGCCGCCGGGCGTGGCAAAGTTCAAACTCGGCGGTGGTCATGGTGGCCATAACGGCTTGAAAGATATCATTGCCAAAATGGGCAACTGCAAAGATTTTTACCGTCTACGGATTGGCATTGGCCATCCCGGCGACAAAAGTAAGGTGAGTGGTTACGTACTGGGTAAGGCGCCACAAACTGAGCAACAGCTGATCGATGCCACCGTAGATGAAGCGGTTCGTGCCACCGATATTTTGCTGACAGATGATTTAACGAAAGCCATGAATCGCTTACACGCGTTTAAGGCTGAATGATTTTATAGCCGGTTAGCCGCCGGAATTTGAATGAAAAAAGGGTAATCACATGGGTTTTAAATGCGGCATCGTTGGTTTGCCAAACGTCGGTAAGTCGACTCTGTTTAACGCGTTAACGAAAGCGGGCATCGAAGCAGCCAACTTTCCATTTTGTACTATCGAGCCAAACACTGGCGTAGTGCCAGTACCAGACCCACGTTTGGATATACTGGCTGAGATCGTCAAACCTGAACGCGTACTGCCAACCACCATGGAATTTGTGGATATTGCCGGTTTGGTTGCTGGTGCATCTAAGGGTGAAGGTCTGGGCAACAAGTTCTTGGCTAACATTCGTGAAACTGATGCTATTGGTCACGTAGTGCGTTGCTTTGAGAACGACAACATTGTGCACGTGGCTAACAAAGTCAACCCAGCAAGCGACATCGAAGTGATCAACACTGAGTTGGCCTTGGCTGACTTGGACAGCTGCGAACGCGCCATCACCCGTCAGCAGAAGCGTGCTAAAGGCGGTGATAAAGATGCCAAGTTCGAAGTAGAAGTACTAGAAAAACTCAAGCCAGTGCTCGATGAAGGCAAAATGCTGCGTACGCTGGACCTGAGCAAAGAAGAGTTAGAAGCAGTTGCTTACCTGAACTTCTTAACCCTCAAACCCACCATGTTTATCGCCAACGTGTCTGAAGACGGTTTTGAGAACAACCCGCATCTGGACACAGTACGTGCCATTGCCGCCGAAGAAAACGCCATTGTTGTGCCGGTATGTGCCGCAATTGAATCTGAATTGGCTGAGATGGACGCAGAAGAGCGTGATGAGTTTATGGCGGATCTGGGCCTAGACGAACCAGGTCTTGACCGTGTGATCCGTGCCGGTTACGAATTGTTGAACCTGCAAACCTACTTCACCGCAGGCGTTAAAGAAGTGCGCGCATGGACTGTGCCTGTTGGTGCATCAGCGCCACAAGCGGCGGGTAAAATCCACACCGACTTCGAACGTGGCTTTATTCGTGCCCAAGTAATGTCTTACGACGAT
Proteins encoded in this region:
- the corC gene encoding CNNM family magnesium/cobalt transport protein CorC (CorC(YbeX) belongs to the Cyclin M Mg2+ Exporter (CNNM) family, and was characterized as belonging to a set of three proteins, at least one of which must be present for CorA to function.), producing the protein MSDDTPPSTNAQKKGWLDIVSQLFQGEPQNREELVEVIQDAEQRDLITEDTSEMIKGVLEVSDLRVRDIMIPRSQIVAIQYTDGVEEVLNTVITSAHSRFPVVNEDKDHIEGILLAKDLIPYGFNNNDEPFSLEQIIRPAVVVPESKRVDVLLKEFRSQRYHMAIVVDEYGGVSGLVTIEDILEEIVGEIEDEFDHDSENEADIRKVGGRVFMVKALTPIDDFNDHFGCNFSDEEFDTVGGLVSHAFGRLPERNEKITIGGYEFKVINADTRRLIQLRVKLPDQDEPESSNE
- the pth gene encoding aminoacyl-tRNA hydrolase; its protein translation is MTDIKLVVGLGNPGAEYEQTRHNAGVWYVEQLARHYGATLVPDSKYFGLSARVIVKGRDVRLLVPTTFMNLSGKSVSALANFFKIEPQQILVAHDELDMPPGVAKFKLGGGHGGHNGLKDIIAKMGNCKDFYRLRIGIGHPGDKSKVSGYVLGKAPQTEQQLIDATVDEAVRATDILLTDDLTKAMNRLHAFKAE
- the miaB gene encoding tRNA (N6-isopentenyl adenosine(37)-C2)-methylthiotransferase MiaB codes for the protein MSKKLHIKTWGCQMNEYDSAKMADLLNEFQGYSLTEEAEEADVLLLNTCSIREKAQEKVFHQLGRWKNLKDKNPDLIIGVGGCVASQEGKAIKERAQCVDIVFGPQTLHRLPEMINQVKNGDKAVIDVSFPEIEKFDRLPEPRAEGPTAFVSIMEGCSKYCSFCVVPYTRGEEVSRPLDDVILEVAQLAEQGVREVNLLGQNVNAYRGAKHDGEICSFAELLRYIAAIDGIDRLRFTTSHPIEFTQDIIDVYEDTPELVSFLHLPVQSGSDRILTQMKRGHMAIEYKSIIRRLRKARPDIQISSDFIVGFPGETAEDFEDTMKLIEEVNFDHSFSFIYSARPGTPAADLPDDVDLEEKKQRLARLQDTITHQAMRYSRQMLGTVQRILVEGPSVKNPMELRGRTENNRVVNFEGQPQHIGKFVDVEIMDVYTNSLRGKFIRGEDEMDLRKNLRPIDIVTKHQKEDTLGVGTYTP
- a CDS encoding FAD-dependent oxidoreductase, with the translated sequence MTKQHIQHDVVIIGGGMVGAATAIGLAQLGLSIAVVESRQPQAYDPDQPIDVRVSAISVASENLLARLGALDSLWQMRSVPYRGLETWEMDGFITQFAAQQLNMSHLGHIVENRLVQLALWQQFCQYDNLHCYCPAKVARLVRATNGIEVSLDNGQVLDARLLVGADGANSMVRQWAGIGVTGWDYRQACMLINIATEADEQDVTWQQFTPKGPRSLLPLPGKNASLVWYDDAHTIRDLMQLSNKQLKQAIDQHFPERLDRNFEVVERGSFPLTRRHAKQYHKDHLVILGDAAHTINPLAGQGVNLGFKDVDALIQVIAAAQQSEHHWWSKPVLQQYQRKRWFDNQLMMTGMDLFYAGFSNDLLPLKLVRNVGLKLANYNNPVKQQVLKYALGLQ
- a CDS encoding PhoH family protein, whose translation is MSNKLTAMDLYLEPADTRRLASLCGPFDDNIKQLERRIGVEISYRNNHFRIVGQAQGCLTASNLLKTLYVETAPMKGSTPDLEPEKVHIAIQEAVSIEADDDSEQPKEHFIKTRKGVIKPRNPNQTQYVSNIVRHDISFGIGPAGTGKTYLAVAAAVDALERQEIRRILLTRPAVEAGEKLGFLPGDLSQKVDPYLRPLYDALFEMLGFEKVERLIEKSVIEIAPLAYMRGRTLNDAFIILDESQNTTVEQMKMFLTRIGFNSKAVITGDITQIDLPKHVKSGLRHCIEVLSEVDEISFNFFQAKDVVRHPVVARIVEAYEKHEQLEQATKAARERAREQRDAVMEPQHHES
- the ybeY gene encoding rRNA maturation RNase YbeY, with protein sequence MSLELDLDLQIATEATNLPQQADFERWATLAIGNAMPVAEMTIRLVDEAESQQLNHEYRGKDKPTNVLSFPFEAPPGIDLPLLGDLVICVPVVEQEAAEQGKPLQAHWAHMVVHGCLHLLGYDHIEDEEAEEMESIETQLIESLGFTDPYKEQ
- the ychF gene encoding redox-regulated ATPase YchF; the protein is MGFKCGIVGLPNVGKSTLFNALTKAGIEAANFPFCTIEPNTGVVPVPDPRLDILAEIVKPERVLPTTMEFVDIAGLVAGASKGEGLGNKFLANIRETDAIGHVVRCFENDNIVHVANKVNPASDIEVINTELALADLDSCERAITRQQKRAKGGDKDAKFEVEVLEKLKPVLDEGKMLRTLDLSKEELEAVAYLNFLTLKPTMFIANVSEDGFENNPHLDTVRAIAAEENAIVVPVCAAIESELAEMDAEERDEFMADLGLDEPGLDRVIRAGYELLNLQTYFTAGVKEVRAWTVPVGASAPQAAGKIHTDFERGFIRAQVMSYDDFVQFKGEAGAKEAGKLRVEGKTYIVKDGDVMHFLFNV